In Hyphomicrobium denitrificans 1NES1, the genomic stretch TCCGATGCGCCGGCGCTTCATCAAGGTCTCAAGGAGGCTGTGGAGGACGCCGGGATAGACCTTATATTTGCCTGCGGGCCGCACATGAAGGGCCTTTATGATGCCCTACCGAAGTCCAAAAAGGGCGGCTACGCTGCAGCATCGTCTTCGCTTCCTGATGCGCTGCTATCCAATCTGCGACGTGGCGACGTCATCATGGTCAAGGCTTCGAATGGAACGCGTCTCGGTCCGGTCGTTGCAGCATTGAAAGCGCAGTTCGGGAACGACGGCTCCGTCTCGTAGGCGGGCCTTGATAAGGGGGAGAATTCGGCGCGCATGCTCTATGAGCTTGTCAAATTCAGCGATCAGATCAGCGCGCTGAACGTCTTTCGTTACATCACGTTCCGGTCCGGCGGCGCGATCTTCACCGCGCTTCTTTTCGTGATGATGTTCGGTCCTGCGATCATCGACCTTTTGCGCGTCAAGCAGGGCAAGGGGCAGCCGATCCGCGACGACGGCCCGCAAAGCCATCTCCTAAAACGTGGCACGCCGACCATGGGTGGGTTGATGATCCTCGCAGGCGTGACCGTCTCGACGCTGCTCTGGGCGCAGCTTTCGAACGGCTACATTTGGGTGGTCTTAGGCGTTGCGATCTGTTACGGCGCCATCGGTTTCTATGATGACTTTTTGAAAGTCACGAAACGATCTTCGGATGGGTTCGCAGGTCGCTCTCGATTTCTACTGGAAGTGGTGGTTGCCGCCGTCGCCGGTTACCTGCTGATGAAGCTCGGGCCCAAGGGGCTCGATACCGATCTGACGTTTCCGTTCTTCAAGGATCTCATCATCGATCTTGGGCCATTCTTCGTTTTGATGGCGGTATTGGTCATTGCAGGCGCCGGAAATGCGGTCAACCTTACGGACGGTCTGGACGGATTGGCCATCGTGCCGGTCATGATCGCGGCAGCCACGTTCGGCGTCATCGCTTATCTTTCGGGCAACGCGAAATTTGCGGGCTATCTGCAGATTCATCACGTGCCCGGGACCGGTGAGCTTTCGGTTATCTGCGGCGCCTTGATCGGTGCGGGCCTCGGCTTTCTCTGGTTCAACGCTCCGCCCGCGATGATCTTCATGGGGGACACCGGATCGCTGGCTCTCGGCGGCACGCTCGGAGCCATTGCGGTCGCGATCAAGCACGAGGTCGTGCTGGCCGTTGTCGGCGGGCTTTTCGTGCTCGAGACGCTGTCGGTGATTATCCAGGTGCTATCGTTCAAGTGGACGGGAAAGCGCGTCTTCAAGATGGCGCCGTTGCACCACCACTATGAGCAGAAGGGCTGGAAGGAATCGACCGTCGTCATCCGCTTCTGGATCATTTCGGTCATTCTGGCGCTGATCGGTCTTTCGACATTGAAGTTGCGCTAGGACCTCAGCCAAGCGACGTGAGATGCGATAGATTTCAGCCGATGATTCGCGCCACGTCCTTCAACGGCAAGACAGTCGCTGTATTCGGTCTCGGTAGCTCCGGGATTGCCTCGGCGCGGTCTCTGGTGTCCGGCGGCGCAACTGTCGCCGCCTGGGATGATGGCGAGGCCGGCCGTAACGCGGCGGCGCAGGAGGGCATTCCGCTTGTCGATCTTTCCCAGGCGGACTGGTCGCACTTTTCGGCGCTGGTTCTTACGCCCGGAGTGCCGTTGACGCATCCCGAGCCGCACTGGACCGTGAAAAAGGCGCGCGCCAGCGGTGTCGAGATTATCGGCGATATCGAGATTTTTGCGCGTGAGCGGGCCGCGCATGCGCCGAACGCGCCGTTCATTGCAATCACCGGCACTAACGGCAAATCAACAACGACGGCGCTTATAGCTCACATTCTTCGCCATGCGGGCCGCGATGTACAACTTGGCGGCAACATCGGCCGAGCCGTCCTGACGCTCGAAGAACCGGCGCCGGAGCGTTTTCATATCGTCGAGATGTCGTCGTTTCAGATCGATCTAACGCCGACACTGAAACCGACGGTCGGCGTGATGTTGAACATGACGCCGGATCATCTCGACCGGCACGGGACGATTGAAAACTATGCGGCCGTCAAGGAACGCCTTGTCGAGGGCGCTGAGATTGCGGCTGTCGGGATTGACGACGACTTCGGGCTGGCGATGCTGCAACGCCGGGTGCGCGTGGGACCTGCGATTGCCTTCAGCGCTGAAAAATCGCTCGCGCCGGGATACAGCCTGCTCGACGATACGATCATCTGCAGCAATCGCGAGGCACTTGCGGTCAAGCTCGGATCTCTGCGAGGCATCGCGACGCTCAGAGGCAAGCACAATGCGCAGAACGCGCTCGCTGCCGTCGCCGCGGTGCGCGAGTGCCTGAATTGGCTCGGCCAGTCGTCGGACATCGATTGGCAAGGTGCACTTTCGTCATTTCTCGGGTTGCCGCATCGGATGGAGGAGATCGGGCGGATCGGAAACGTTCTGTTTGTCAACGACAGCAAGGCGACGAACGCGGACTCGACCGAAAAAGCGCTTCTGTCTTTTCCGCGCGACGTTTTCTGGATCGTCGGCGGCAGGCCGAAGGCTGGAGGCATCGCCGCTCTTGAAAAGTACTTTGGCGGCATCGCGAAGGCTTATCTTATCGGGGAATCGAGCGAGGATTTCGCGCGCACTCTCAATGGGAGCGTCGCGTTCGAACGCAGCGGTACGCTCGATGCCGCCGTTTCAGCCGCGGCGCGCGATGCCACGGCGAGCACGGGCGTCGAGCCTGTGGTTCTGCTGTCGCCGGCGTGCGCCAGCTACGATCAGTTCCGGAACTTCGAAATTCGCGGCGAGAGTTTCCGCCAACTCGTCGAGGCGCTTCCGGGCGTCGTGATGCGGAGGGCTTCATGAAGCTCTCTCGCGCCGATCGCAGTATGCTTGCCGACTGGTCATTCACGATCGATCGCGGTTTGCTGACGGCGCTGCTAGCGCTTGTCGCGATTGGCGTGGTGCTCTCGTTTGCAGCGTCGCCCGCGGTCGCGATCAAGAAAGGTTTGCCGACGTATTATTTCGTTGAGCGGCATGTCGCCTTTGCAGCTATCGGCGCCGTTCTGATGCTTGTCATCTCGCTCTTTTCGCCTGCCAGCGTGCGCCGCCTCGCTGCGGTGCTGCTGCTTGCGTCAGTTGTGGGAATGATTGTCGTGCTGTTCAAAGGCACCGAGCTCAACGGAGCGCAACGCTGGCTGACGTTCGGCAGCTATTCGTTGCAGCCGTCCGAATTTGCCAAGCCGGCGTTCATCGTCGTCATCGCATGGCTTTACGGTGAGGCCGCGGGCCGGTCCGATATGCCGGCCTTGCCCCTTGCGCTTTTACTCTGGGGCGTCGTGGCCGGCTTGCTCGTCGCACAGCCAGATGTGGGACAGACGGTGCTCATCAGCACAACGGCAGGCTTGCTCTACCTGCTGGCGGGATTGCCACCCATCGGCGCTGCTATTCTCGCGCTGATCGGCAGCGGCGGCTTCTGGCTCGCGTACATGAATTTCGGGCATGTGCAATCGCGGCTGGAGAAATTTTTCAGCGCTGCGCCGTTCGAGAACTATCAGGTCGGCCGTGCGATGCAGTCCTTTTCCGAAGGCGGATTTTTCGGCCGTGGCCCGGGTGAGGGCACGATCAAGTCCGTGCTTCCCGATGCGCATACGGACTATATTTTTGCCGTGATCGGTGAGGAATACGGCGTCATCGCCTGCGTCGCGCTGCTTGCCGTCTTTGCATATATCGTGATCCGGGCGATGCAGCGGGCAAGCGATGAACCGACTGCCGCCGATCGCTTGGCCGTTCAGGGACTTGCCCTGCTTCTCGGACTTCAGGCGCTGATCAATATGGGGGTCAACATCGGACTGCTGCCTCCGAAAGGCATGACACTGCCGTTCATTTCGGCGGGGGGCTCGTCGATGCTGGCGCTGGCGATAACGGCAGGAATGCTTCTTGCGCTGACGCGCTGGCGGCCTGATCCGACGCGGCTTAAAAAACCGCGACGGGTGGCGACCATCGACGACGTACACTTCACAAGCCATACTCCGTCGGTATGAGCGGGGGAGAATGAGTGGCATGCAATCGATCATGCTGGCCGCCGGTGGGACAGGCGGTCACCTGTTTCCGGCGTTCGCGCTTGCCGAAGAGCTCGGGCGCCGTGGAGTCGCCGTCGATCTGATGACGGATATGCGCGGCGATCGCTACGGCGGCGGGTTTCCGGCGCGCAAGATCTATCAAGTACCGTCGGCGACGCTGGCGTCGCGCTCGCCGCGCGATATCGCCGCGACGGTCCTGACGCTTACGCGTGGAACGGGTGCTGCTTTTCGGTTGCTCGGGCAGGCGAAGCCCCATGCGGTGATTGGGTTTGGCGGCTATCCGACGTATCCGCCTCTGGTCGCAGCGCGTCTCAGGGGCATTCCGACCGCCATTCACGAGCAGAACGCCGTGCTCGGACGCGCCAACAAGATGCTCGCCAAGCGTGTCAACGCCATTGCGACATCGTTCGAACGGACGAAGTTTCTTGATGGGACGCTTGCTGCAAAATCGGTTCTGACCGGCAATCCGGTACGCAAGGCCGTGCTCGAAGCGGCTGCTCTCGGCTTTCTGCCGCCACTGCCGGACAGCCCCATTCGTATTCTTATTTTTGGCGGTAGCCAGGGCGCACGTTTTTTTTCCGATATCGTCCCGCTGGCGCTGTTCGCGCTGCCCGATCATTTGCGCAAGCGCCTTCGCATCGTGCAGCAGGCACGGGAGGAAGACATCGAACGAGTCCGAAGCGCATATCTCGAAGCCGGTATCGATGCCGATGTCGCTCCGTTCTTCACCGATTTGCCGGCCCGGATGGCGGATTCGCATCTCGTCATCGGGCGGGCGGGCGCGTCGACAGTTGCGGAATTGACGGCGATCGGGCGGCCATCGATCCTCGTGCCGCTGCCGCACGCCCTCGACAACGACCAGTTGAACAACGCGCGGCGGCTTGAAGAATCGGGCGGGGCCTGGTGCATCGAGCAACGCAATCTATCGCCGGAGCGCCTCGCCGATGAGCTCGAAAAGCTTCTAAAATCCCCCGACACCCTTGCAGCAGCAGCCAAGGCCGCTAAAAACGCGGGGCGGCCCGACGCCGTTCGTAATTTAGCCGATTTCGCGTTGGCTCTTGCGGAGGGTCGTCGTCCGGGGGGGAATCGCGCGCCGTGAGTATCATTACGCGAGACTTTTCGGAGTGCGACGCCGATTTCACGACGAGGATACCTCTCTCCATGCAAATGCCGCGCGACATAGGGCCATTCCATATTATCGGTATCGGTGGCATCGGCATGAGCGCCATCGCCGAGATTCTTGTCGCCAAGGGCTACACGGTTCAGGGCTCGGACCAAAAGGAAAGCGCCAACGTCAAGCGGCTGAGGTCGAAAGGCATCCGGGTTTTTGTCGGGCACGATCCGGTCAATCTGATCGGGGCACGCTATGTCGTGATCTCGACCGCGGTGAAGCCATTCAATCCCGAGCTGATCGCGGCCCGTCAGAAGGGACTGACGATCATCCGGCGCGCCGAAATACTCGCCGAGCTGATGCGGCTCTATTCGACGATTTCGGTCACAGGCACGCACGGCAAGACGACGACCACATCACTGCTTTCGCACATCTTCACGGAAGCCGGCGAGGAGCCGACCGTCATCACGGGCGGCATCATCAATTCGTGGGGCTCGAACGCGCGGCTCGGTCAGGGCAAATGGATGATCGTCGAGGCGGATGAGAGCGACGGCACCTTCACGCGGCTGCCGACCGAGATCGGCATCGTCACGAATATCGACCCCGAGCATCTCGATTATTTCGGCTCGGTCGAGGCGATGCATCGCGAATACGAAGCGTTCCTCAGGAACATTCCGTTCTTCGGGCTAGCTGTCGCCTGCATCGATCATCCTGTCGTGCGCGACATGGTGGAAAGATTGAACCTTCGCGCCGATGGCCGCAGGCTGCTGACCTATGGTCAGAGCAAGGATGCCGACCTCGTGCTGCAGTCGATCCGTATCGAAGGCAACACGACGTATTTCGATGCGACGCTGACGGCGCTCGTCAAAGGCGGTGCGCGAAAGCTCAAGGATTGGTCCGTTCCGATCCCTGGCGCGCACAACGCTCTGAATGCCCTTGCGGCCATTGCCGTCGCGACGCAAGCCGGACTTGATGATGCGAAGATCAAAGCCGCGATGGCGGGGTTTTCGGGCGTCAAAAGGCGCTTCCAATTCACGGGCGAATGGAACGGCATCGGTATCTACGACGACTATGGCCATCATCCGGCGGAAATCGCCGCTGTACTGGCGGCTGCGCGCGGTGGCGCCAAAGGCAAGGTGATCGCGGTCGTCGAGCCGCACCGTTTCACGCGCGTGCGCGATCTTTTCGAGGATTTCGCGCGCTGCTTCAAGGATGCCGATCACGTCATTGTGGCGCCACTTTATACGGCGGGCGAACCTCCCATCGCCGGTATAGACAATCAGGCGCTTGCGTCGCGGATCGCAACCGCCGGGCGGCGTTCGGCCGAAGCCGTCGAAGAACCGACGGGCATTGTCCCGGCCATCAAACGCATCGCGGTTCCGGGTGACATTGTCGTCTGCCTCGGCGCAGGCAATTCGACGGACTGGGCTCACGCATTGCCAGACTGGCTCGCGGGAACGGCGCAGCGGGCCGGGAGCGCGGCCTGATGTTCGACGACATCACGAGCGACCTCCGCGCCGCGATGCCCGAACTTCGGGGCCGTCTCGTTGCGAATGCGTCGCTCGCCGACATCACATGGTTTCGTGTCGGAGGTCCGGCGCAGGCGCTGTTTACTCCGGCCGATGAAGCAGATCTCGCGTACTTTCTGAAGAGCAAGCCGCGCGACTTGCCGGTTTTCGTCATCGGGCTGGGATCAAACCTGCTCGTGCGCGACGGTGGTGTCGCCGGCGTCGTGATCCGGCTCGGCCGCGGTTTCGGCGAGATCAAGATTGAGGACGGGGGACGGCTACACGCCGGAACCGCTGTGCCCGACGTCAAGGTCGCGCGTGCGGCGGCTGACGCCGGCATTCGCGGGCTGGCGTTCTATCGCGGCATTCCGGGCTCGATCGGTGGAGCTCTGCGCATGAATGCGGGCGCGCACGGGCGCGAGACGAAGGATTGCCTCGTCGGGGCGCGGGCTGTCGATCCGGATGGCAATATCCACGTCCTTTCGCTTCAGGACATGGGATTCACTTATCGGCATTCCGTCATACCGGAGACGTGGATCTTCACCGAGGCGACGTATCAAGGCGCTCCGGGCGATCCGGCGGAGATCGTGAAAGAGATGGACGAGGTCGCGGACTATCGCGAGAAGAACCAGCCGATCAAGGAACGCACCGGCGGTTCGACGTTCAAAAATCCGCCGGGGCACAGCGCCTGGAAGCTTGTCGACGAGGCAGGATGCCGTGGCTTGCGCGTCGGCGGCGCGAAGGTGTCCGATATGCATTGCAACTTCCTGATCAACGATCGGCAGGCAACAGGCGAAGACGTCGAACGGCTTGGCGAGACGGTCAGGGCGCGCGTCAAGGCGAAGTCCGGCATCACGCTCAATTGGGAAATCATCCGCCTTGGACTTCCGCGAGCAGGATGTGCAGTCGGCGAAGCGCTGGCGATTTTGGACAACTCCGTCGATCAAGCCCAATCGTAGGTTTTTCCGGAAAATGGTGGGAAACGAGCCATGACAAAACTCGGCGTCGTGCCGAAGCGCACACGCGATCACGTGGCTGTTCTCAAGGGTGGGCTGTCAGCCGAGCGCGAGGTGAGCCTCAACTCCGGTGCAGCTGTCGGGGAAGCGCTGCGGGAGGAAGGATACCGGGTCACCGAGATCGACGTCGACCGCAACCTGGCGGGCCAGCTCGACGCCATCAATCCCGACGTCTGTTTCAATGCGCTGCACGGCAAGTTCGGCGAGGACGGTTGCGTGCAAGGCATCCTCGAGTTGCTGGCGATTCCGTACACCCATTCTGGCGTTCTGGCCTCGGCGCTCGCGATGCACAAGGAGCGCGCCAAGGACGTGATGAAGCTCGCAGGCGTTCCGGTCGCTGAAGCGAAGCTCGTCACGCGGCGCGAGGCTCTCGAAGGACACGTCTTGCCTCCGCCCTACGTCGTGAAGCCTCCCACGGAAGGCTCGAGTGTCGGGGTTGTCATCGTTTCGCCCGATGCGGACCGTCCGCCCAATTCGATCGCGTCGGGAGGATCGCCAGACCAGATCGTGATGGTTGAGCGTTACGTTGCAGGGCGCGAGCTAACTTGTGCTGTCATTGGAGATTTTGTGACAGATGTCATCGAGATCGTGCCTCTCCGGGGGCTCGCTTTCTACGACTATGAATCAAAATACGGTCCGGGGGGCTCGAAGCACGAGCTGCCGGCACAACTTTTACCGGATGTTTACCAGTCAGTCCGTTCCTTAACGTTAAGAGCGCATCAGGCGTTGGGGTGCCGCGGCGTGTCGCGAGCGGACTTCCGCTTCGACGATACGGCTGGTGGGACTGGCGATCTGATCTGCCTCGAAGTGAACACGCAACCGGGCATGACGGGAACGTCTCTCGTGCCTGAGCTGGCGGGTCATGCGGGCTGGTCGTTCGGTGACCTCGTCCGATGGATGGTCGAGGACGCGAGTTGCAACAGGTAGCAGGCAAGCAACGGTTCTGGTGGCGGGCGCACGAAGCGCCGACGCCGGAGCCCAAAGCTGCCCAGACCTTTGAAGTTCCGCCGACCGTCAGCACAGTTTCACGTTCCGCTCCCCAGCGTCCCGACATGACGCTCAAGATTCCGCGCGGCGAGCGGCGCGTGCGAAGATCGCGGCGCACGACGCGGCGATGGCTCAGATATTCTTTTGCGACAGGCGCGCTCTTGGCGACGGTCAGCGCTACGGCAGTTGTGCTGCCGCTCAATCGCGCGACATTCGCCAATCTTCTGCATAAAACTGCCGCTGAGGCGACGGCGCTGACGATTGCGGCCGGTTTCGGCATTAATCAGGTCAATGTCTCCGGGCAGCATTACGCATCCGATAACGACATCTACGATGCGCTCGATCTCACGAACGTTCGAACGTTCGCGGCTTTCGACTCGGAAGCGGCGCTGAAACGCATCGAACGTATTCCGTGGATCGATAAGGCGCAGATCACGCGCGTCTATCCGGGCTCGCTCGATATCGTGGTCCGCGAACGGACTCCGGCAGTCGTCTGGACGCGTGGCAATGAGAATTATCTCGTCGATGCGACCGGGCGTGTTCTTGGTCCAATGCCGATTGCGGGCGGTTGGGCTTTGCCGCGCGTCGTTGGCGAAGGGGCCAAGGACGAGGCTCGGTCGATGCTCGCGGCGGTCCGTCAATATCCCGCAATCGAAAAGCAATATGCATATGCGGAACGCATTGCCGAACGCCGCTGGCGCATCGTGCTCAAAACCGGAACGGTGCTCGAGCTTGGTGCTGATCGCGAAATCGAAGGCCTGCAGGAAATCGCGGGTTCGTCCGCCACCGCACCTGCGCTCAGGGGCACGCCGATGATCATCGATGTGCGCACGCCAGGCCGCATTGCGATGCGTCCGGTCGATAACAAGGCCGCGCAAACCGCTGCACTCGATTCTTCCGCGGGCGCACCCCTTACCATCAGCTCACGTTAGCGGGATCTCCATGGCTGATAGGCGCACGTACCGGACGTTCGGGCTTCTGGACATCGGCACCAGCAAGACAGTTGCCGCCGTGATCGTGGCCGAGCACGGGCCGTCGTTATCGGCGCCGTCGCTGCGGCTCGCTGGGCTTGGCCTTCAACGGTCGCGCGGTGTCAAAGCCGGTGTGCTGACTGATCTCGATGAGGCTGAGTCGGTCGTTCGCGCCGTCCTCGCGCAAGCGGAACGCGCGGCAGGTGTTTCGGTCGGCAACTATACGGTTTCGGTTGCAGCCGGGCGCCTGGCGTCTGCGCATTGCACGGCGCGCATCGACGTCGAGACGGGACGCGTTACGCATGACGATCTTCAGCGGCTCATGGCGGCGGGCGAAAGCTATGCCGAACGCGACGGTCGCACGCTCCTCCATCTCAACCGGCTCGGCTATGAGCTCGACGGGGTTGGCGGCGTGCGCGATCCGATCGGGTTCTCGGCGCGCCGTCTTTCGGCTGGATTGCACGCCGTGACTGCGGACGAAGCGCCGTTGCGCAATCTTCTGGTCCTGATCGATCGCTGCTACGCGGAGTGCGATGGCCTCGTTGCATCGCCCTACGCGAGCGCGCTTGCGGTGACGACCGAGGAAGAGCGCCAGTTCGGTGTGACCTGCATCGATTTCGGAGCAGGAACGACGACAATCGCGCTCTTTGCCGATGGCCTATTCGCCGGCGTCGAGGCGATCCCTGTCGGCGGTCAGCATTTGACTTATGACATCGCCAGGGCGTTGCAGACGCCACTCGCAGAAGCCGAGCGAATCAAAACGCTTTATGGCACACTGCTCAATGCCCAGTCCGACGAGCACGAATCGATTTCCTATCCGGTGGCCGGAGAGGAGGACGAGGGGAGCTTTGAGACCACCAAAGCGCGGCTGACGGCTATCATCCGGCCGCGTGTGCAACAGCTCTTGGGACTCGTGCGTGAGCGTTTGGCGCTCAATGCGGCGGGCCGATACGCGGGAGACAAGGTCGTTCTTACGGGCGGAGCCAGCCAACTTCTCGGACTCTCGGAATTCGTCGCCAACGAATTCGGCAGACCGGTGCGCCTCGGCAGGCCATCGGATCTCGCCGGGCTCAACGCGAGTCTTGCAGGGCCGCAGCTTGCGACGCTTTCCGGTCTCGCGGTTCTCGCGGCTCGCGGCAGCAACGAATTGAGTACGCCATATGCACGCAAGGTTTTGAAGCAAGGATATCTCGGTCGTGTCGGGACGTGGTTGAAGCGCGCGTTTTGACGACGAGACGAAATGAGCGCCGATGTCGTTCCGGGAAGCGAAATTGGTGTTTTTCTCCATGAGCGGCTTCGCCGATTGTCAATTTTGAGGGTGCCATGAGCATCAAACTGCAACTACCGACGCTGGTCGATATGAAGCCGAGACTGACGGTCATCGGCGTCGGCGGCGCGGGCTGCAACGCGGTCAACAATATGATCGCTGCCGGACTCCAGGGCGTCGAGTTCGTCGTCGCCAACACCGATGCGCAATCGCTCGCCGCGTCGAGCGCCGAGTACCGGGTCCAGCTCGGAGCCAATCTGACCGAAGGCCTCGGCGCCGGCTCTCGCCCGGAAATCGGAGAGGCGGCAGCCGAGGAAGCCATCGCCGAGCTTCGCGCTCATATCGCCGGATCGCACATGGTTTTCATCGCCGCCGGTATGGGCGGTGGCACGGGTACGGGTGCCGCGACGGTCATCGCAAGGGCTGCCCGCGAGGTCGGGGCGCTGACGGTCGGCGTCGTCTGCAAGCCGTTCGCGTTCGAAGGCGCGCGCCGGATGCGTATCGCCGAAGCCGGCGTGCAGTCGCTACGCCAGCACGTCGACACTCTGATCGTCATTCCGAACCAGAACCTTTTCCGCATCGCCAATGAGCGCACGACATTCGCGGAAGCCTTCGTGCTGGCCGACCAAGTTCTCTATTCCGGCGTCGCCTGCATCGTCGAACTGGTTTTGAAGGAAGGCCTGATCAATCTCGATTTCGCCGACGTTCGTACGATCATGAGCAATATGGGCGCCGCCATGAT encodes the following:
- the mraY gene encoding phospho-N-acetylmuramoyl-pentapeptide-transferase, which gives rise to MLYELVKFSDQISALNVFRYITFRSGGAIFTALLFVMMFGPAIIDLLRVKQGKGQPIRDDGPQSHLLKRGTPTMGGLMILAGVTVSTLLWAQLSNGYIWVVLGVAICYGAIGFYDDFLKVTKRSSDGFAGRSRFLLEVVVAAVAGYLLMKLGPKGLDTDLTFPFFKDLIIDLGPFFVLMAVLVIAGAGNAVNLTDGLDGLAIVPVMIAAATFGVIAYLSGNAKFAGYLQIHHVPGTGELSVICGALIGAGLGFLWFNAPPAMIFMGDTGSLALGGTLGAIAVAIKHEVVLAVVGGLFVLETLSVIIQVLSFKWTGKRVFKMAPLHHHYEQKGWKESTVVIRFWIISVILALIGLSTLKLR
- the murD gene encoding UDP-N-acetylmuramoyl-L-alanine--D-glutamate ligase, producing the protein MIRATSFNGKTVAVFGLGSSGIASARSLVSGGATVAAWDDGEAGRNAAAQEGIPLVDLSQADWSHFSALVLTPGVPLTHPEPHWTVKKARASGVEIIGDIEIFARERAAHAPNAPFIAITGTNGKSTTTALIAHILRHAGRDVQLGGNIGRAVLTLEEPAPERFHIVEMSSFQIDLTPTLKPTVGVMLNMTPDHLDRHGTIENYAAVKERLVEGAEIAAVGIDDDFGLAMLQRRVRVGPAIAFSAEKSLAPGYSLLDDTIICSNREALAVKLGSLRGIATLRGKHNAQNALAAVAAVRECLNWLGQSSDIDWQGALSSFLGLPHRMEEIGRIGNVLFVNDSKATNADSTEKALLSFPRDVFWIVGGRPKAGGIAALEKYFGGIAKAYLIGESSEDFARTLNGSVAFERSGTLDAAVSAAARDATASTGVEPVVLLSPACASYDQFRNFEIRGESFRQLVEALPGVVMRRAS
- a CDS encoding FtsW/RodA/SpoVE family cell cycle protein, whose amino-acid sequence is MKLSRADRSMLADWSFTIDRGLLTALLALVAIGVVLSFAASPAVAIKKGLPTYYFVERHVAFAAIGAVLMLVISLFSPASVRRLAAVLLLASVVGMIVVLFKGTELNGAQRWLTFGSYSLQPSEFAKPAFIVVIAWLYGEAAGRSDMPALPLALLLWGVVAGLLVAQPDVGQTVLISTTAGLLYLLAGLPPIGAAILALIGSGGFWLAYMNFGHVQSRLEKFFSAAPFENYQVGRAMQSFSEGGFFGRGPGEGTIKSVLPDAHTDYIFAVIGEEYGVIACVALLAVFAYIVIRAMQRASDEPTAADRLAVQGLALLLGLQALINMGVNIGLLPPKGMTLPFISAGGSSMLALAITAGMLLALTRWRPDPTRLKKPRRVATIDDVHFTSHTPSV
- the murG gene encoding undecaprenyldiphospho-muramoylpentapeptide beta-N-acetylglucosaminyltransferase, with product MSGMQSIMLAAGGTGGHLFPAFALAEELGRRGVAVDLMTDMRGDRYGGGFPARKIYQVPSATLASRSPRDIAATVLTLTRGTGAAFRLLGQAKPHAVIGFGGYPTYPPLVAARLRGIPTAIHEQNAVLGRANKMLAKRVNAIATSFERTKFLDGTLAAKSVLTGNPVRKAVLEAAALGFLPPLPDSPIRILIFGGSQGARFFSDIVPLALFALPDHLRKRLRIVQQAREEDIERVRSAYLEAGIDADVAPFFTDLPARMADSHLVIGRAGASTVAELTAIGRPSILVPLPHALDNDQLNNARRLEESGGAWCIEQRNLSPERLADELEKLLKSPDTLAAAAKAAKNAGRPDAVRNLADFALALAEGRRPGGNRAP
- the murC gene encoding UDP-N-acetylmuramate--L-alanine ligase produces the protein MQMPRDIGPFHIIGIGGIGMSAIAEILVAKGYTVQGSDQKESANVKRLRSKGIRVFVGHDPVNLIGARYVVISTAVKPFNPELIAARQKGLTIIRRAEILAELMRLYSTISVTGTHGKTTTTSLLSHIFTEAGEEPTVITGGIINSWGSNARLGQGKWMIVEADESDGTFTRLPTEIGIVTNIDPEHLDYFGSVEAMHREYEAFLRNIPFFGLAVACIDHPVVRDMVERLNLRADGRRLLTYGQSKDADLVLQSIRIEGNTTYFDATLTALVKGGARKLKDWSVPIPGAHNALNALAAIAVATQAGLDDAKIKAAMAGFSGVKRRFQFTGEWNGIGIYDDYGHHPAEIAAVLAAARGGAKGKVIAVVEPHRFTRVRDLFEDFARCFKDADHVIVAPLYTAGEPPIAGIDNQALASRIATAGRRSAEAVEEPTGIVPAIKRIAVPGDIVVCLGAGNSTDWAHALPDWLAGTAQRAGSAA
- the murB gene encoding UDP-N-acetylmuramate dehydrogenase, whose product is MFDDITSDLRAAMPELRGRLVANASLADITWFRVGGPAQALFTPADEADLAYFLKSKPRDLPVFVIGLGSNLLVRDGGVAGVVIRLGRGFGEIKIEDGGRLHAGTAVPDVKVARAAADAGIRGLAFYRGIPGSIGGALRMNAGAHGRETKDCLVGARAVDPDGNIHVLSLQDMGFTYRHSVIPETWIFTEATYQGAPGDPAEIVKEMDEVADYREKNQPIKERTGGSTFKNPPGHSAWKLVDEAGCRGLRVGGAKVSDMHCNFLINDRQATGEDVERLGETVRARVKAKSGITLNWEIIRLGLPRAGCAVGEALAILDNSVDQAQS
- a CDS encoding D-alanine--D-alanine ligase, whose translation is MTKLGVVPKRTRDHVAVLKGGLSAEREVSLNSGAAVGEALREEGYRVTEIDVDRNLAGQLDAINPDVCFNALHGKFGEDGCVQGILELLAIPYTHSGVLASALAMHKERAKDVMKLAGVPVAEAKLVTRREALEGHVLPPPYVVKPPTEGSSVGVVIVSPDADRPPNSIASGGSPDQIVMVERYVAGRELTCAVIGDFVTDVIEIVPLRGLAFYDYESKYGPGGSKHELPAQLLPDVYQSVRSLTLRAHQALGCRGVSRADFRFDDTAGGTGDLICLEVNTQPGMTGTSLVPELAGHAGWSFGDLVRWMVEDASCNR
- a CDS encoding cell division protein FtsQ/DivIB; this encodes MQQVAGKQRFWWRAHEAPTPEPKAAQTFEVPPTVSTVSRSAPQRPDMTLKIPRGERRVRRSRRTTRRWLRYSFATGALLATVSATAVVLPLNRATFANLLHKTAAEATALTIAAGFGINQVNVSGQHYASDNDIYDALDLTNVRTFAAFDSEAALKRIERIPWIDKAQITRVYPGSLDIVVRERTPAVVWTRGNENYLVDATGRVLGPMPIAGGWALPRVVGEGAKDEARSMLAAVRQYPAIEKQYAYAERIAERRWRIVLKTGTVLELGADREIEGLQEIAGSSATAPALRGTPMIIDVRTPGRIAMRPVDNKAAQTAALDSSAGAPLTISSR
- the ftsA gene encoding cell division protein FtsA, giving the protein MADRRTYRTFGLLDIGTSKTVAAVIVAEHGPSLSAPSLRLAGLGLQRSRGVKAGVLTDLDEAESVVRAVLAQAERAAGVSVGNYTVSVAAGRLASAHCTARIDVETGRVTHDDLQRLMAAGESYAERDGRTLLHLNRLGYELDGVGGVRDPIGFSARRLSAGLHAVTADEAPLRNLLVLIDRCYAECDGLVASPYASALAVTTEEERQFGVTCIDFGAGTTTIALFADGLFAGVEAIPVGGQHLTYDIARALQTPLAEAERIKTLYGTLLNAQSDEHESISYPVAGEEDEGSFETTKARLTAIIRPRVQQLLGLVRERLALNAAGRYAGDKVVLTGGASQLLGLSEFVANEFGRPVRLGRPSDLAGLNASLAGPQLATLSGLAVLAARGSNELSTPYARKVLKQGYLGRVGTWLKRAF